One genomic window of Arachis stenosperma cultivar V10309 chromosome 10, arast.V10309.gnm1.PFL2, whole genome shotgun sequence includes the following:
- the LOC130954793 gene encoding uncharacterized protein LOC130954793 produces MNSVFSDQILADKLSKLNSTQQCIETLSHWCIFHRSKAEVVVETWKKQFDKSEMVQKVPLLYLANDILQNSKRKGNEFVTEFWKVLPSALKYVDEKGDDHEKKVASRLVDIWEQRRVFGSRAKNLKDLMLAEEAPTPLQFSKKRSRSGSLKIVKRDSRSIKLKLSIGGPAEKIVSAFHSVLTEQSIEDAEMSKSKSAIQHMKKMENDVDIACSIAMDPKRKTLSKELEKEENTLKQCIEKLKLVEANRVVLVSHLKEALHEQEADLENIRTQMLVAQAKVEEASIMRARLDNEDSSQKATTATTSLAVANGNSEAATKKSAAAIAAEVADKLTASSSSQLIMTSVLSTFAAEEAKSAGPTSSESTTQQLIAAQNHSYPSVLVTQPILQDVASASQGQYPMLCNPSTQQYVQSTGAAHSPYYVSISPVPVPLPQPPPPAHVAAMMPLPHQTLPIMQQQSIPVPQRAPAPPSFRPLQPPGMVYYTNPQQSI; encoded by the exons ATGAATAGCGTTTTCAGCGACCAGATACTTGCCGACAAGCTCTCCAAGCTTAACAGCACCCAGCAGTGCATCGAAA CTTTATCACATTGGTGTATATTTCACCGGAGCAAAGCAGAAGTGGTTGTTGAAACATGGAAGAAACAATTTGACAAATCTGAGATGGTTCAAAAAGTTCCCCTTCTATACCTTGCAAATGACATCTTGCAGAATAGCAAGCGGAAAGGAAATGAATTCGTGACCGAGTTTTGGAAGGTTCTCCCCTCTGCCCTTAAATATGTTGATGAGAAGGGTGATGATCATGAAAAGAAAGTGGCATCTAGACTG GTTGATATATGGGAGCAAAGGAGAGTGTTTGGATCTCGGGCAAAGAACCTTAAAGATCTAATGCTTGCAGAAGAAGCACCTACACCATTGCAATTCAGCAAAAAGAGATCACGCTCTGgttctttaaaaattgttaaaaggGATTCTCGCTCCATCAAATTG AAATTGTCCATAGGAGGTCCAGCAGAAAAAATAGTATCTGCATTTCATTCGGTGCTCACTGAACAATCCATTGAAGATGCAGAGATGAGTAAATCCAAGTCTGCTATTCAACACATGAAAAAGATGGAAAACGATGTTGACATTGCGTGCTCTATTG CAATGGATCCTAAGCGAAAAACTTTGTCAAAGGAGTtagaaaaggaagagaatacCTTGAAACAGTGCATAGAGAAGCTTAAATTAGTTGAAGCAAATAGAGTTGTACTTGTCTCTCATTTAAAAGAAGCTTTGCATGAGCAG GAAGCGGACCTGGAGAATATTCGCACTCAGATGCTG GTTGCACAAGCAAAAGTAGAAGAGGCTAGCATCATGCGGGCACGACTTGATAATGAAGATTCTTCGCAAAAAGCGACCACTGCAACAACCTCACTTGCTGTTGCAAATGGAAATTCAGAAGCAGCAACAAAAAAGTCAGCAGCAGCAATCGCTGCCGAGGTTGCAGATAAGCTcacagcatcatcatcatctcagTTGATCATGACTTCTGTTCTCTCAACATTTGCCGCCGAAGAGGCGAAAAGTGCTGGCCCGACTTCGTCCGAGTCAACCACACAACAGTTGATTGCTGCACAAAACCATTCATACCCATCAGTTTTGGTAACCCAACCAATCCTGCAGGATGTAGCCTCTGCATCCCAAGGTCAGTATCCCATGCTTTGTAATCCGTCTACGCAGCAATATGTGCAGTCAACGGGAGCTGCCCACTCTCCATATTATGTCAGCATCTCGCCAGTGCCAGTGCCGCTGCCGCAGCCACCACCCCCAGCTCATGTAGCGGCGATGATGCCTTTACCACATCAGACGCTGCCAATCATGCAACAACAATCAATACCTGTACCACAGCGAGCCCCTGCGCCTCCTAGTTTCCGGCCACTACAGCCGCCGGGAATGGTGTACTATACTAATCCTCAGCAATCTATATAA